A single region of the Acidobacteriota bacterium genome encodes:
- a CDS encoding SDR family oxidoreductase codes for MTDRTVLITGCSSGFGKLAVHTFRANGWNVVATMRSPEKEAELTGLEGVLVTRLDVKDPRSIDAAFEQGSAAFGSIDAVVNNAGYGSNALFEQSPDASVRDIYETNVFGLMNVMRRALPDMRKRGSGCIVNVTSMGGLMGLLGNSVYSSSKFAAEGLTEALALEYKPLGVRIVSVAPGAYLTTAFGDNTDNYVEAGDPQLVEHSRKLRDHFAAIVSGGEPQDPREVADRIYECVTADDVPVHNPVGADAEMLSGMIDSLPSRQAFVAAMEQMLLPPAG; via the coding sequence ATGACAGACCGCACCGTACTCATCACCGGCTGCTCGAGCGGCTTCGGCAAGCTGGCAGTCCACACCTTCCGAGCCAACGGCTGGAACGTCGTGGCCACGATGCGATCGCCGGAGAAGGAAGCGGAGCTCACCGGTCTCGAAGGCGTCCTGGTCACCCGGCTCGACGTCAAGGATCCGCGGAGCATCGACGCCGCCTTCGAGCAGGGCAGCGCCGCGTTCGGTTCGATCGACGCAGTCGTCAACAACGCCGGTTACGGCAGCAACGCGCTCTTCGAGCAGTCGCCCGATGCCTCCGTCCGCGACATCTACGAGACGAACGTGTTCGGCCTGATGAACGTGATGCGCCGCGCCCTGCCCGACATGCGGAAACGGGGCTCCGGCTGCATCGTCAACGTGACGTCGATGGGGGGCCTGATGGGCCTGCTCGGCAACTCCGTCTACTCGTCGTCGAAGTTCGCCGCCGAGGGACTCACCGAGGCGCTCGCGCTCGAGTACAAGCCTCTGGGCGTCCGCATCGTCTCGGTGGCGCCGGGCGCCTACCTGACCACCGCGTTCGGCGACAACACGGACAACTACGTCGAAGCCGGCGACCCGCAACTCGTCGAGCACTCGCGGAAGCTCCGTGACCACTTCGCCGCGATCGTCTCGGGCGGCGAACCGCAGGACCCGCGGGAGGTGGCGGACAGAATCTACGAGTGCGTGACCGCGGACGACGTCCCGGTGCACAACCCCGTCGGCGCCGACGCGGAAATGCTCAGCGGCATGATCGACAGCCTGCCGTCACGCCAGGCGTTCGTCGCCGCCATGGAGCAGATGCTGCTGCCGCCTGCCGGCTAG
- a CDS encoding alkyl hydroperoxide reductase: MKSRLPFLVTGLALVATPVLAAPPANNAVDPATVTWADHIAPILHENCASCHRPGQTAPMSLLTYDETRPWAKSIRRVTSERTMPPWFANPDHGEFVEDPSLTDAEIETLNNWVAAGAPAGDLSQAPEPPTFDSDWKLGEPDVIYTAPEFHVSDDIEDHYEWLQVDNPVDEERWIRAIEIHPGFVEAVHHQLTYLAPPDATIAGVRSTTGTLDLTFVGGWGPGVAPLQFAEGHGMRMPPNSTLFFQMHYHKTPGPGTGGTDQTTMGLYFHDEKPENVVETLWLVDPTLNIPAGESDYHSWSSYTTEHEAVLFDFTPHMHLRGKSMTFTAEYPDGRTEVLLDVPNYDFNWQLTYTPTAPRVIPAGTTIRVDAKFDNSTDNLANPDPTSNVTWGEATTDEMMVGFIHYTFSDKTQQTNMPTFIVPEQLRQQMEQIREFRRKQREAAKAAETGG; this comes from the coding sequence ATGAAGTCCCGCCTTCCCTTCCTCGTTACCGGCCTCGCGCTCGTCGCGACCCCCGTCCTCGCCGCGCCCCCAGCCAACAACGCGGTGGACCCCGCGACGGTGACTTGGGCGGACCACATCGCGCCCATCCTCCACGAGAACTGTGCGAGTTGCCACCGGCCCGGCCAGACGGCGCCGATGTCGCTCCTGACCTACGACGAGACGCGTCCCTGGGCGAAGTCGATTCGCCGGGTCACCAGTGAGCGCACGATGCCACCGTGGTTCGCCAACCCGGATCACGGCGAGTTCGTGGAGGACCCGAGCCTCACCGACGCCGAGATCGAGACGCTGAACAACTGGGTCGCCGCGGGCGCGCCGGCCGGCGACCTGTCGCAGGCTCCGGAGCCGCCCACGTTCGATTCCGACTGGAAGCTCGGGGAGCCGGACGTCATCTACACCGCGCCGGAGTTCCACGTCTCAGACGACATCGAGGATCACTACGAGTGGCTCCAGGTGGACAACCCCGTCGACGAAGAGCGCTGGATCCGCGCCATCGAGATCCATCCCGGGTTCGTCGAAGCGGTACATCACCAGTTGACCTACCTGGCGCCGCCCGATGCCACGATCGCGGGCGTGCGGAGCACGACCGGCACCCTGGATCTCACCTTCGTCGGCGGCTGGGGTCCGGGCGTCGCGCCGCTCCAGTTCGCGGAAGGGCACGGAATGCGCATGCCGCCGAACAGCACGCTGTTCTTCCAGATGCACTACCACAAGACCCCGGGCCCGGGTACCGGCGGCACGGACCAGACGACGATGGGCCTCTACTTTCACGACGAGAAGCCCGAAAACGTCGTGGAGACGCTGTGGCTGGTCGATCCGACGCTCAACATCCCGGCGGGCGAGAGCGACTACCACTCCTGGTCGTCGTACACCACCGAACACGAGGCGGTGCTCTTCGACTTCACGCCCCACATGCACCTGCGGGGCAAGTCGATGACGTTCACGGCCGAGTACCCGGACGGCCGCACGGAAGTCCTGCTCGACGTGCCGAACTACGACTTCAACTGGCAGCTCACCTACACGCCGACGGCGCCCAGAGTGATCCCGGCCGGCACGACGATCCGCGTCGACGCGAAGTTCGACAACTCAACCGACAACCTGGCGAACCCCGATCCGACGTCCAACGTGACCTGGGGCGAGGCAACGACCGACGAGATGATGGTCGGCTTCATCCACTACACGTTCAGCGACAAGACGCAGCAGACGAACATGCCCACCTTCATCGTGCCCGAGCAGCTCAGGCAGCAGATGGAGCAGATCCGGGAGTTCCGGCGCAAGCAGCGGGAAGCGGCCAAGGCAGCGGAGACCGGCGGCTGA
- a CDS encoding MFS transporter codes for MPLRTKLAFSSGAFQEGMVVAGRITTLIFYNQVLGVSAALCGVAYLIASIVDAVSDPMVGAISDRFRSRWGRRHPLMLMSALPIAISFYFLYQPISGLSEGTLFAWQVCFLVLLRISTSFHNIPRDALGAELTDDYHERTSVFGWYNVFASGAAVGLSLLVLNVFFPTTPEFDPGMLDPSRYVILAGFGFVVVLAAVLGSTFGTADQIPHLHPTTRERFNIRGHYGELRQLLGNRSFVSVTVSWLTIAAAQGVLDMVSLYTYFWVYDLSTERLSALAFAKIPGILVALPLAKYMTRRFDKKPTVIFSSAVTAVLIALPHVMRLVGLFPGNDSALLLPLLFGPLFVGYALVGVMAIVVDSQLVDITDDHEYRTGNRAEGVIFSVREFAMKATEGFGGLIGGIGLELIRFPQNAEVEGVSAGTVTGLLVMSGPLCLVIYGVGILFMMMYRLNAGRHEEILTVLEARRAARATGVGGG; via the coding sequence GTGCCGCTGCGCACCAAGCTGGCGTTCTCCTCCGGCGCCTTTCAGGAGGGGATGGTGGTCGCCGGCCGGATTACTACCCTGATCTTCTACAACCAGGTGCTCGGCGTCTCGGCGGCGCTGTGCGGCGTCGCCTACCTGATCGCGAGCATCGTCGATGCGGTCTCCGATCCGATGGTCGGGGCGATCTCCGATCGCTTCCGGAGCCGGTGGGGGCGTCGCCACCCGCTGATGCTGATGTCGGCTCTGCCGATCGCGATTTCGTTCTACTTCCTCTATCAACCCATTTCCGGCCTGAGCGAGGGCACCCTCTTCGCGTGGCAGGTCTGCTTCCTGGTCCTGCTCCGTATCTCGACGTCCTTCCACAACATTCCGCGCGACGCTCTGGGTGCGGAACTCACCGACGACTACCACGAGCGGACCTCCGTCTTCGGTTGGTACAACGTCTTCGCCTCGGGAGCCGCGGTCGGGTTGAGCCTGCTGGTCCTGAACGTGTTCTTCCCGACCACGCCGGAGTTCGACCCCGGCATGCTCGACCCGAGCCGGTACGTCATCCTGGCCGGGTTCGGCTTCGTCGTCGTTCTGGCGGCCGTCCTTGGGTCGACCTTCGGTACGGCCGACCAGATTCCCCATCTGCACCCGACCACGCGCGAACGGTTCAACATCCGCGGCCACTACGGAGAGCTGCGGCAACTCCTTGGGAACCGCTCCTTCGTGTCGGTGACCGTCTCCTGGCTGACGATCGCCGCGGCCCAGGGCGTCCTGGACATGGTCAGCCTCTACACCTACTTCTGGGTCTACGACCTGTCGACCGAACGACTCTCGGCGCTCGCCTTCGCGAAGATCCCCGGGATCCTGGTGGCGCTGCCGCTCGCCAAGTACATGACTCGCCGCTTCGACAAGAAGCCGACGGTCATCTTCTCCAGCGCGGTCACGGCAGTGCTGATCGCCTTGCCGCATGTGATGCGCCTGGTGGGTCTGTTTCCGGGCAACGACTCCGCGTTGCTGCTCCCGCTGCTGTTCGGCCCGCTCTTCGTCGGCTATGCCCTGGTGGGCGTGATGGCCATCGTGGTCGATTCGCAACTGGTCGACATCACCGACGACCACGAGTACAGGACCGGCAACCGGGCCGAGGGAGTCATCTTCTCGGTGCGGGAGTTCGCGATGAAGGCGACCGAGGGCTTCGGCGGTCTGATCGGAGGCATCGGGCTGGAACTGATCCGGTTCCCGCAGAACGCGGAGGTGGAAGGGGTGTCGGCGGGGACGGTCACCGGCCTGCTCGTGATGAGCGGACCGCTCTGCCTCGTGATCTACGGCGTCGGCATCCTGTTCATGATGATGTACCGCCTGAACGCCGGCAGGCATGAGGAGATCCTGACCGTGCTCGAGGCGAGGCGCGCGGCGCGAGCGACGGGAGTCGGCGGCGGATGA
- a CDS encoding DUF1499 domain-containing protein: MTSTTGTAPRIWSPVVCAGTGGVAIGALLALAAALGYRTGLLGLGMSFTVLRWGALISAGAAGIALIGTVWATFRRLHWQNVAAGLVAAALGAVCYMVPAGQQALARSVPPIHDITTDTDDPPAFVAILPLRAEAPNPPEYDPAVAAQQREGYPDLRSVMLDAPPAEAFSQALAAAGAMGWELVADDAAAGRIEATDTTFWYGFKDDVVIRVRGDGAGSRIDVRSKSRVGRSDVGANAERIREYTARLAGN, from the coding sequence ATGACCAGCACGACCGGAACCGCGCCTCGCATCTGGTCGCCCGTGGTCTGTGCCGGCACCGGCGGCGTCGCCATCGGCGCTCTGCTCGCGCTCGCCGCCGCCCTGGGCTACCGCACGGGCCTGCTCGGGCTCGGGATGTCCTTCACCGTTCTCCGGTGGGGCGCTCTCATCTCGGCAGGCGCGGCGGGCATCGCCTTGATCGGGACGGTTTGGGCCACGTTCCGGCGCCTGCACTGGCAGAACGTCGCGGCCGGCCTGGTGGCTGCCGCATTGGGAGCGGTTTGCTACATGGTCCCGGCAGGGCAGCAGGCGCTTGCCCGATCGGTCCCGCCGATCCATGACATCACGACCGACACCGACGATCCGCCGGCCTTCGTCGCGATTCTCCCCCTCCGGGCCGAAGCCCCGAATCCTCCGGAGTACGACCCCGCAGTCGCCGCGCAGCAGCGTGAGGGCTATCCGGATCTCCGTTCGGTGATGCTGGACGCACCGCCCGCCGAAGCGTTCTCCCAGGCGCTGGCCGCAGCCGGGGCAATGGGGTGGGAGCTGGTGGCTGACGACGCCGCAGCGGGACGCATAGAAGCAACCGACACGACCTTCTGGTACGGCTTCAAGGACGACGTCGTCATTCGCGTGCGCGGGGATGGCGCCGGCAGCCGCATTGACGTCCGATCCAAGTCGAGAGTGGGGCGCAGCGATGTCGGCGCGAATGCAGAGCGCATCCGCGAGTACACTGCCCGTCTCGCGGGCAACTGA
- a CDS encoding type II toxin-antitoxin system VapC family toxin → MAFVPDASVAATWVLPDEDAALADLALDRLGVEDATVPDVFWHELRNLLLSAERRGRIDGRHADASMSRLRRLRIRCAAETDDRHVMTLAREHRLTAYDASYLALAIREGCALASLDRRLTEAAATEGVAILA, encoded by the coding sequence ATGGCGTTCGTGCCTGACGCCTCGGTCGCGGCCACGTGGGTGCTACCGGACGAAGACGCAGCGCTCGCAGACCTCGCCCTGGATCGGCTGGGCGTCGAGGACGCGACCGTCCCGGACGTGTTCTGGCACGAACTGCGGAATCTCCTGCTGTCGGCCGAACGTCGAGGCCGCATCGACGGCCGCCACGCCGACGCCTCCATGTCGCGGCTGCGCAGGCTCCGTATCCGCTGCGCCGCTGAAACGGACGATCGACACGTCATGACGCTGGCGCGCGAACACCGCCTGACCGCTTACGACGCCAGCTACCTGGCCTTGGCGATTCGCGAAGGCTGCGCTCTGGCGAGTCTGGACCGCCGCTTGACCGAAGCGGCCGCCACCGAAGGCGTGGCGATCCTCGCTTAG
- a CDS encoding LLM class flavin-dependent oxidoreductase gives MEFGAQLSSYRVPWSETEATVQAIENGTWSSLWFSDHFLPPAAPNDEHLSALEVWTLVTAAAVVTERVRLGTLACGVTYRNPALLAKICASVDHISGGRMELGIGAAWFEREHQAYGWDFPSLRERSDRLEEAAQLIRLLFTAEEGEKVSFEGSHYSLDEAPLVPGSTRPRSTRTAHIPILIGGNGEKRTLRTCARHGDISNLDFWHPAGVDVFRHKQKVLDRHCEDAGRDPAEIKRTVGLPFRLFANDEEAAKSPGQPWYCWGTASHVQDLLHQYVEAGAEEIVLCGIGNRPEAWQQIDEEILSAFR, from the coding sequence ATGGAGTTTGGCGCCCAACTCAGCAGCTACCGCGTGCCGTGGTCGGAGACCGAGGCCACGGTCCAGGCGATCGAGAACGGCACCTGGAGCAGCCTGTGGTTCTCGGATCACTTCCTGCCGCCGGCCGCACCCAACGACGAACACCTGTCGGCCCTCGAGGTGTGGACCCTGGTCACGGCGGCGGCGGTCGTGACCGAGCGGGTACGGCTCGGCACGCTCGCCTGCGGCGTCACCTACCGCAATCCGGCCCTGCTCGCGAAGATCTGCGCCAGCGTCGACCACATCAGCGGCGGACGCATGGAGCTGGGGATCGGCGCCGCCTGGTTCGAGCGCGAGCACCAGGCCTACGGCTGGGACTTCCCCAGCCTGCGCGAGCGCTCCGACCGCCTGGAGGAGGCGGCTCAGCTCATCCGCCTCCTGTTCACCGCGGAAGAGGGCGAGAAGGTCAGCTTCGAGGGGAGCCACTACAGCCTGGACGAGGCGCCTCTCGTGCCGGGTTCGACCCGGCCGCGTTCCACCCGGACGGCCCACATCCCCATCCTGATCGGCGGCAACGGCGAGAAGCGGACGCTCCGCACCTGCGCCCGCCACGGCGACATCAGCAACCTGGACTTCTGGCACCCGGCCGGAGTCGATGTCTTCAGGCACAAGCAGAAGGTCCTCGACCGCCACTGCGAGGACGCCGGACGCGATCCGGCGGAGATCAAGCGAACGGTCGGCCTGCCATTCCGGCTCTTCGCGAACGACGAGGAAGCCGCGAAGTCACCCGGACAACCCTGGTACTGCTGGGGCACTGCTTCGCACGTTCAGGACCTGCTGCACCAGTACGTCGAAGCCGGCGCCGAGGAGATCGTCCTCTGCGGCATCGGCAACCGGCCGGAGGCCTGGCAGCAGATCGACGAGGAGATTCTCTCGGCGTTCCGTTGA
- a CDS encoding TetR/AcrR family transcriptional regulator, which yields MPQADASDYETAAQVLAEFASTGYAKTSMTSLAEAAGVARQTIYNRFGRKEAVLEWAIGAVVRSLRADAFACLADPDRPREQALLDAFCCWLGPVVRFVRDGRYGEEILGLGNAARRRAGSYPLDAFTSEVTGALLTRGVRQQRREAADLAFVLVMAAKGLLADSETEADFRTGMARALRGAGINSSSE from the coding sequence GTGCCTCAAGCCGATGCCAGCGACTACGAGACCGCCGCGCAAGTGCTCGCCGAGTTCGCGAGCACGGGTTACGCGAAGACGTCGATGACCTCACTGGCCGAAGCGGCTGGCGTCGCGCGGCAGACGATCTACAACCGTTTCGGGCGCAAGGAGGCAGTGCTCGAATGGGCGATCGGCGCCGTTGTCCGTTCGCTGCGGGCGGACGCGTTTGCGTGTCTGGCCGACCCGGACAGACCGAGGGAGCAGGCCCTGCTCGACGCCTTCTGCTGCTGGCTGGGACCGGTCGTCAGGTTCGTTCGCGACGGTCGGTACGGCGAGGAGATCCTCGGCCTCGGCAACGCCGCGAGGCGACGCGCCGGCTCGTACCCCCTCGACGCCTTCACTTCCGAGGTCACCGGCGCGCTGCTGACGCGAGGAGTCCGCCAGCAACGTCGGGAGGCCGCCGACCTGGCGTTCGTCCTTGTCATGGCGGCCAAGGGGCTTCTCGCCGACAGCGAGACCGAAGCCGACTTCCGAACCGGTATGGCGCGCGCCCTTCGCGGGGCCGGAATCAACAGTTCGTCCGAATGA
- a CDS encoding type II toxin-antitoxin system prevent-host-death family antitoxin, giving the protein MTRYVKIGEAKTHLSALLVKVEAGEDVVICRGSKPIARVTPHVDGEEHAALCATMRRERAKQQSVTTSEILSWRHEGHER; this is encoded by the coding sequence ATGACACGCTACGTGAAGATCGGCGAGGCCAAGACACACCTTTCGGCACTGCTCGTGAAGGTGGAGGCGGGCGAGGACGTGGTCATCTGCCGCGGGTCGAAGCCGATCGCCCGTGTGACCCCCCACGTCGACGGCGAGGAACACGCCGCGCTGTGCGCGACGATGCGGCGGGAACGTGCCAAGCAGCAGAGCGTGACGACCTCGGAAATCCTGTCCTGGCGGCACGAGGGGCACGAACGCTGA
- a CDS encoding S9 family peptidase: MMHNLTRLFFLAAALLAAAGSASDKRPITIVELIDVPGVGSPRISPDGAQLLYTRSDTDWKKNGRTTHIRRIGMDGTGDVRLTYGEKGERSPRWSPDGNYVAFLASRGEDEFSQIYLLPNGGGEASPLTSHESSVQSFEFSPDGEHIFFVAADPETPEEKKKDELKDDVFAFDEDYKQRHLFRVAWTGDDQGSAERITEGDFSVVGFRVSADGTRIAHHRAPSPLFDNRDEGEVWIMDADGGNALQLTDNTVGESGAELSPDGRQVMFLTNSSADLETYFNTNVFVVPAGGGPHRLLYEEMPHEVNGARWAGDGTIYFTANTGVRSQLFHAAVNDSSPTALTEGDHALGSWHYSRDAGLHAFGINRRENAGDIHVMPAGGGAPAKVTSVYDYIDETFLLPRQETIRWPGEDGVEVEGLLYYPLEYEEGNRYPLVVQTHGGPAASDKFGFGRWSNYVQVLAARGYFVFKPNYRGSTGYGDAFLRDMVGHYFHQAHLDVMTGVDHLIELGLVDGDRMAKMGWSGGGHMTNKIITHTDRFKAASSGAGAVNWISMYGQSDVRSYRTPWFGGTPWQEDAPIGVYWENSPLKDVYKVTTPTLVLVGENDVRVPPPQSVELYRALKTNGVETHLYIAPREPHGWRELRHELFKVNVEIDWFERHVRGVEYEWETAPGSEDDEDPEA; encoded by the coding sequence ATGATGCACAACCTGACGCGGCTCTTCTTCCTGGCTGCCGCGCTGCTCGCCGCTGCCGGGAGTGCCTCCGACAAGCGGCCGATCACGATCGTCGAGCTGATCGACGTGCCCGGCGTCGGTAGTCCGCGCATCTCGCCGGACGGCGCTCAGCTCCTCTACACGCGCAGCGACACGGACTGGAAGAAGAACGGCCGCACGACGCACATCCGCCGGATCGGGATGGACGGCACGGGCGACGTGCGCTTGACCTACGGCGAGAAGGGGGAGCGTAGTCCTCGCTGGTCCCCGGACGGGAACTACGTGGCCTTTCTCGCGTCCCGCGGTGAAGACGAATTCTCCCAGATCTATCTCCTGCCGAACGGGGGTGGCGAAGCCTCTCCGTTGACCAGCCATGAGAGCTCCGTCCAGAGCTTCGAGTTCTCGCCGGACGGCGAGCACATCTTCTTCGTCGCCGCCGATCCGGAGACACCGGAGGAGAAGAAGAAGGACGAACTGAAGGACGACGTCTTCGCGTTCGACGAGGACTACAAGCAGCGCCACCTGTTCCGTGTCGCCTGGACCGGGGACGACCAGGGCAGCGCCGAGCGGATCACCGAGGGCGACTTCTCCGTGGTCGGCTTCCGCGTCTCGGCGGACGGGACGCGGATCGCGCACCACCGGGCGCCCTCGCCGCTCTTCGACAACCGGGACGAGGGCGAGGTGTGGATCATGGACGCGGACGGCGGCAACGCCCTGCAGCTCACCGACAACACGGTGGGCGAGTCGGGCGCCGAGCTGTCCCCCGACGGGCGGCAGGTCATGTTTCTGACGAACTCCAGCGCCGACCTGGAGACCTACTTCAACACGAACGTCTTCGTCGTCCCGGCCGGTGGCGGCCCGCACCGTCTGCTGTACGAGGAGATGCCCCACGAGGTCAACGGCGCACGCTGGGCCGGGGACGGCACGATCTACTTCACCGCGAACACTGGGGTGCGAAGTCAGCTCTTCCACGCCGCGGTCAACGATTCATCGCCGACGGCGCTGACTGAGGGCGACCACGCGCTGGGCTCGTGGCACTACTCCCGGGACGCGGGCCTGCATGCCTTCGGCATCAACCGCCGCGAGAACGCCGGAGACATCCACGTGATGCCAGCGGGCGGAGGCGCGCCCGCCAAGGTGACCTCGGTCTACGACTACATCGACGAGACCTTCCTGCTACCCCGCCAGGAGACGATCCGCTGGCCGGGGGAGGACGGCGTCGAAGTCGAGGGTCTCCTCTACTACCCGCTCGAATACGAAGAGGGCAACCGGTACCCCCTGGTCGTCCAGACGCACGGCGGGCCCGCGGCGTCCGACAAGTTCGGGTTCGGCCGCTGGTCCAACTACGTCCAGGTGCTGGCCGCCCGCGGCTACTTCGTCTTCAAGCCGAACTACCGGGGGAGCACCGGCTACGGGGATGCCTTCCTGCGTGACATGGTCGGCCACTACTTCCACCAGGCCCACCTGGACGTGATGACCGGGGTCGACCACCTGATCGAGCTCGGACTCGTCGACGGCGACCGCATGGCCAAGATGGGCTGGAGCGGCGGCGGTCACATGACGAACAAGATCATCACCCACACCGACCGCTTCAAGGCGGCGTCGTCGGGCGCCGGCGCGGTCAACTGGATCTCCATGTACGGCCAGAGCGACGTGCGGAGCTACCGCACGCCCTGGTTCGGTGGCACGCCGTGGCAGGAGGACGCCCCGATCGGGGTCTACTGGGAGAACTCGCCGCTCAAGGACGTCTACAAGGTGACGACCCCGACGCTCGTCCTGGTCGGCGAGAACGACGTCCGCGTGCCGCCGCCCCAGTCGGTGGAGCTCTACCGGGCGCTGAAGACGAACGGAGTGGAGACCCACCTCTACATCGCGCCGCGGGAGCCCCACGGCTGGCGGGAACTGCGCCACGAGCTGTTCAAGGTGAACGTGGAGATCGACTGGTTCGAGCGCCACGTTCGGGGGGTCGAGTACGAGTGGGAGACGGCTCCGGGGTCGGAAGACGACGAAGACCCGGAAGCATGA
- a CDS encoding phytanoyl-CoA dioxygenase family protein, translating to MSLEQLKRDFDRDGYVVLRGFLSSEELEELRVRAAGCLSEARRSEEYPGVVKNLNGIDPWFEDQLQRGKQAELISALLEAELEPASAGCFERIPGESSGIRPHIDAIGNGRRGATAWIALDRADRENGCLFYVKGTHRQDLPSVVGLEGFGADSEGAVAVEVEPGDATIHNSRTVHWSEANRSERPRQAITYFYWAASCTGPAHPGRTRS from the coding sequence ATGAGCTTGGAGCAGCTCAAACGGGACTTCGACCGGGACGGCTACGTCGTCCTGCGCGGTTTCCTGTCGTCCGAGGAACTCGAGGAGCTGCGTGTCCGCGCCGCGGGATGTCTCAGCGAAGCCAGGAGAAGCGAGGAGTACCCGGGCGTCGTGAAGAATCTGAACGGGATCGATCCGTGGTTCGAGGATCAGCTCCAGCGCGGCAAGCAGGCCGAGCTGATATCGGCATTACTGGAGGCCGAGCTGGAGCCGGCCAGCGCCGGCTGCTTCGAGAGGATCCCGGGTGAGAGCTCGGGGATCAGGCCCCATATCGATGCCATCGGCAACGGGCGCAGGGGCGCGACGGCGTGGATCGCCCTGGACCGTGCCGACCGGGAGAACGGCTGTCTCTTCTACGTGAAGGGCACCCACCGGCAGGACCTGCCGAGCGTTGTCGGCCTGGAAGGCTTCGGCGCCGATTCCGAGGGGGCGGTGGCGGTCGAGGTCGAGCCGGGCGACGCAACGATCCATAACTCCCGCACCGTGCACTGGTCGGAGGCGAACCGCAGCGAGCGGCCGCGCCAGGCGATCACGTACTTCTACTGGGCGGCCTCGTGCACGGGGCCGGCGCACCCCGGACGTACCCGTTCATGA
- a CDS encoding type II toxin-antitoxin system VapC family toxin — translation MVPDVNLLVYAVDSGSPFHAGARRWWDGVLSSESDVGLCYPSVLGFVRMTTNRRVFASPLAVADALDRVQSWLDQPNATLLAPTARHWPILSDLLRTANVGANLTTDAHIAAYAIEHAGTVYSNDGDFGRFAGLRWRNPLAATAKRV, via the coding sequence ATCGTTCCAGACGTCAATCTCCTCGTGTACGCGGTTGACTCGGGGAGCCCGTTCCACGCCGGAGCCCGCCGCTGGTGGGACGGCGTGCTCTCGTCGGAGTCGGACGTAGGGCTTTGCTATCCGAGCGTCCTTGGGTTCGTGAGGATGACGACGAATCGTCGCGTGTTCGCGTCGCCCCTGGCGGTAGCGGACGCGTTGGATCGAGTGCAGAGCTGGTTGGATCAACCCAACGCGACACTGCTGGCGCCCACTGCCCGTCACTGGCCGATCCTGTCCGACCTGCTGAGGACGGCGAACGTCGGCGCCAACCTGACGACGGATGCGCACATTGCCGCGTACGCCATCGAACACGCCGGAACGGTGTACTCGAACGACGGCGATTTCGGGCGTTTCGCTGGTCTGCGGTGGAGGAACCCCCTGGCCGCGACCGCGAAACGGGTCTGA
- a CDS encoding NAD(P)-dependent oxidoreductase, with protein sequence MPRPTIGFIGLGAMGEPMAARLLDAGFRVVSSINRSRDAIERLAAKGIEELGTPREVGEHADILMTIVWDEEQTDRVLCGEDGALSTLREGAIVVLMSTMSPVYCQALAKEVASQRVDLVDCPVSGLVAGAREGTLTLMAGGDAATIDRCREAFDVLGTTMHCGGIGAGQAMKIGNNAIALGTWALIQEVREVVGAYGMDLDRFMEILNVSTGRSFVSKNFPMPRRRVTWPAMPVKDLSLCLDVAREFNVEAPLVKASLESGRPED encoded by the coding sequence ATGCCACGACCCACGATCGGCTTCATCGGACTCGGCGCCATGGGCGAACCAATGGCGGCCCGCCTGCTCGATGCCGGCTTTCGGGTCGTCAGCTCGATCAACCGCAGCCGCGACGCGATCGAGCGGCTTGCGGCGAAGGGGATCGAAGAGCTTGGGACGCCGCGGGAAGTCGGCGAGCACGCCGACATCCTGATGACGATCGTCTGGGACGAGGAGCAGACCGACCGCGTGCTGTGTGGCGAAGACGGAGCGTTGAGCACTCTGCGCGAGGGCGCGATCGTCGTGCTCATGAGCACCATGTCGCCGGTCTACTGTCAGGCACTCGCGAAAGAGGTGGCATCTCAACGTGTGGACTTGGTCGACTGCCCGGTCAGCGGGCTCGTGGCCGGCGCCAGGGAGGGCACGCTCACCCTGATGGCCGGAGGCGACGCGGCGACGATCGACCGGTGTAGAGAGGCCTTCGACGTGCTCGGCACGACGATGCACTGCGGTGGCATCGGCGCCGGCCAGGCGATGAAGATCGGCAACAACGCGATCGCGCTCGGCACCTGGGCGCTCATCCAGGAGGTGCGCGAAGTCGTCGGCGCCTACGGCATGGACCTGGACCGGTTCATGGAGATCCTGAATGTGTCGACGGGCCGGAGCTTCGTCTCGAAGAACTTCCCGATGCCCCGGCGGCGCGTGACCTGGCCGGCAATGCCGGTCAAGGACCTGTCCCTGTGCCTGGACGTCGCCAGGGAGTTCAACGTCGAGGCGCCGCTCGTGAAGGCGAGTCTGGAGTCCGGTCGACCGGAGGACTGA